Proteins encoded in a region of the Paenibacillus pedocola genome:
- a CDS encoding serine hydrolase domain-containing protein gives MVELVASSLEQAGVSASGVERIKAAAAQMVEDNITPAQVIVAARKGVVLVHQADGKIGPEPDAAELTVNTLFPLCSITKLFTATAVLMLVERGKAGLNRPVVDYIPEFTGEGKSKVCVHHLLTHTSGLDGEKIHLHAQAKRAEGTEFPASASNQDPELHEYLYSGYDAPLSCEPGTAMSYCGYGYELLGEIIRRVSGQAHNEFVRENILEPLGMENTYYRVPQEVRSRVVRRSPEAACAEWTETEYQLNSVSAGGGAYSTAMDLAIFGQMFLNGGIFNGIRLLSPVTVKEMTRNQIPGVSSQYRDEVFPEAYWGYGWAINGTKRDGGDLFSPDAYSHWGAAGPFLCVDPVYQTVTVHLSVELDHQKPFKNMYADYFNNTVLAAITEL, from the coding sequence ATGGTTGAGTTAGTGGCAAGTTCATTAGAACAGGCCGGTGTATCGGCATCAGGTGTCGAACGGATTAAGGCTGCTGCCGCACAGATGGTGGAAGACAACATTACACCGGCACAAGTGATTGTTGCTGCCAGAAAGGGAGTTGTACTCGTCCATCAAGCTGACGGAAAAATCGGGCCTGAGCCTGATGCAGCCGAATTAACCGTTAACACGTTATTTCCGCTCTGTTCCATCACGAAGCTGTTTACCGCAACGGCTGTGTTGATGTTAGTTGAACGTGGCAAGGCAGGGCTGAACAGACCCGTCGTTGATTACATTCCCGAGTTTACAGGCGAGGGAAAATCCAAGGTGTGCGTGCATCATCTGCTGACCCATACCTCCGGATTAGACGGCGAGAAAATACACCTGCATGCACAGGCCAAACGGGCTGAAGGAACAGAATTTCCTGCAAGCGCATCCAACCAGGACCCCGAGCTGCATGAGTACTTGTATAGCGGCTATGATGCACCCCTTAGCTGTGAGCCGGGAACGGCGATGTCTTATTGCGGGTACGGTTATGAGCTGCTGGGAGAAATCATCCGGCGTGTCAGCGGTCAGGCTCATAACGAGTTCGTGCGGGAGAACATTTTGGAACCGCTGGGGATGGAAAATACATATTATCGTGTCCCGCAGGAAGTACGGAGCAGAGTGGTAAGACGTTCACCTGAGGCGGCCTGTGCGGAGTGGACCGAAACCGAATATCAGCTGAATTCAGTATCTGCGGGCGGCGGTGCATACTCTACAGCAATGGATCTGGCCATCTTCGGCCAAATGTTTCTTAACGGCGGTATCTTTAACGGGATACGGCTGCTTAGTCCGGTAACGGTGAAAGAAATGACCCGGAATCAGATTCCCGGCGTGTCCTCGCAATACAGAGATGAAGTATTCCCTGAAGCGTACTGGGGGTACGGCTGGGCAATCAACGGGACGAAACGGGATGGCGGTGACCTTTTTTCACCCGATGCATATTCGCACTGGGGCGCAGCCGGTCCTTTCCTGTGTGTGGATCCCGTTTACCAGACGGTAACGGTTCATTTATCGGTCGAGCTGGATCATCAGAAGCCGTTTAAGAATATGTACGCGGATTACTTCAATAATACGGTTCTTGCAGCAATCACAGAACTGTAG
- a CDS encoding MFS transporter, whose amino-acid sequence MEYTAIIPQKIKMELLKLRLLYLLTGLAGGLFNPYLTTLFVHQGIGANVVGVLMSIGTLLSIVVQPVWGLLVDRYRQTKLVLILAISVPACLSFFYSFQYTAIIVMVYILSIIFQATQSPVADSYAVTAASRGRTSYGTIRSLGSLGTALGGYAGGFYLSSFEITQLWMPFLALSLAGTATVLTLSRSTERKAGAISLSQGMKELLGNRLFLLFLIACFFVNQTLTAYNSFFVLAFQEAGGSYSLVGTALLLASLTNIPSMLLAARILRGIGHERTLLLAALFYALRWGIQWLFPVPAVMVGIQVLHGLSFGLFYVAAVEYVAQASGKRMQATGQSVFNMVFSGLGGIVGNLLNGYLFYSGGAQMMYLACTGSALIGAGMLYWINRLAKMPV is encoded by the coding sequence ATGGAATATACGGCGATCATTCCGCAGAAAATCAAAATGGAGCTGCTGAAGCTCCGCTTATTGTATTTATTGACAGGCCTCGCAGGCGGACTGTTTAATCCCTATTTAACGACCTTATTTGTGCATCAGGGCATCGGCGCCAATGTTGTCGGTGTGCTGATGTCGATCGGCACGCTGCTGTCCATTGTGGTTCAGCCGGTGTGGGGACTGCTCGTTGACAGGTACCGCCAGACCAAGCTGGTACTGATTCTTGCGATCTCTGTACCGGCCTGCCTGTCTTTTTTTTATAGCTTTCAATATACTGCAATCATTGTGATGGTCTATATTCTGTCTATTATCTTCCAGGCGACGCAAAGTCCTGTAGCAGATTCCTATGCGGTCACTGCCGCATCGAGGGGCCGCACTTCCTATGGAACGATCCGCAGCCTGGGCAGCCTGGGCACAGCACTAGGCGGCTATGCCGGTGGGTTCTATCTGTCGAGCTTCGAGATTACGCAGCTGTGGATGCCATTTCTGGCCCTTAGTCTTGCGGGAACAGCCACAGTGTTGACGTTGTCCCGCAGTACAGAGAGAAAAGCCGGGGCGATTTCCTTGTCGCAAGGCATGAAAGAACTGCTGGGGAACCGCCTGTTCCTGCTGTTTCTGATTGCCTGCTTTTTCGTAAACCAGACACTGACGGCGTACAACTCATTCTTCGTGCTGGCCTTTCAGGAGGCGGGGGGCAGCTATTCGCTTGTGGGCACGGCCCTGCTGCTCGCCTCCCTGACGAACATCCCTTCGATGCTGCTGGCCGCCCGGATCCTCAGGGGGATCGGACATGAGCGGACGCTGCTGCTGGCGGCTTTATTTTATGCGCTGCGCTGGGGAATTCAGTGGCTGTTCCCGGTGCCGGCAGTTATGGTAGGCATTCAGGTGCTGCATGGACTGTCCTTCGGGCTGTTTTATGTGGCTGCTGTGGAATATGTGGCCCAGGCTTCCGGCAAAAGGATGCAGGCGACGGGCCAGAGCGTATTCAATATGGTTTTTTCCGGACTTGGCGGGATCGTAGGTAACCTGCTAAATGGGTATTTGTTTTATTCGGGCGGTGCACAGATGATGTATCTGGCTTGTACAGGTAGTGCACTTATCGGTGCGGGCATGCTATATTGGATAAACCGATTAGCGAAAATGCCCGTGTGA
- a CDS encoding SDR family oxidoreductase, whose translation MMNILITGAGRGLGVELAAEALERGHGIIAGVRHPEQEQPELAKLAAAYGDKLTVARLDVTDEEGIAALAAELKAQGQTLGAIINNAAVLTARNTPVEVLDLQDMLTTMDINLYGPIRVVKHFLPLLTEPQPAVINISSEAGSISNAYPGDYPYSISKTALNMFSQQLHVYLQDRGVHVLSVHPGWMHTDMGGEEAPTDPRQSAGGIITLIEQRKGPEGVFRFVDYTGKDMKI comes from the coding sequence ATGATGAATATTCTGATTACCGGTGCCGGACGCGGGCTGGGTGTGGAGCTGGCGGCTGAAGCTCTGGAGCGCGGGCATGGCATTATTGCCGGAGTCCGGCATCCTGAGCAGGAACAGCCGGAACTGGCGAAGCTTGCGGCCGCCTACGGGGATAAACTAACCGTGGCGAGGCTGGATGTGACGGATGAAGAGGGGATAGCAGCTCTGGCTGCAGAACTGAAGGCGCAAGGGCAGACACTCGGAGCTATTATTAACAACGCGGCGGTTCTCACCGCCCGTAACACGCCGGTTGAAGTGCTGGATCTGCAGGACATGCTCACTACTATGGATATTAACCTGTACGGACCCATCCGGGTGGTCAAGCATTTCCTGCCGCTGCTCACCGAACCGCAGCCAGCGGTCATTAATATTTCTTCGGAAGCGGGCAGTATCTCTAACGCCTATCCGGGAGACTATCCGTATTCCATCTCCAAAACAGCACTTAATATGTTCTCACAGCAGCTGCACGTCTATTTGCAGGATCGCGGAGTCCATGTGCTCAGCGTACATCCCGGCTGGATGCATACCGATATGGGCGGAGAAGAAGCGCCGACCGATCCGCGCCAGAGTGCCGGGGGCATTATCACCCTGATCGAGCAGCGCAAGGGCCCGGAAGGCGTCTTTAGGTTTGTGGATTATACGGGTAAGGATATGAAGATATAA
- a CDS encoding ABC transporter permease, with protein sequence MAVKNSTYIRRNWQLYLLLVLPVIYFLVFKYGPMYGVQIAFKEFNFFQGIGGSEWVGLDIFREVFHSNDFFKALRNTLLLNLLDLIVSFPAPLILAIMLYELRIVWFKKFAQTILYIPHFISWVIIGGIVLQVFGTESGFINNMLTGMGLDAIPFLSNKNYWLVTYLLVGVWQSAGWGTILYLAALTGINKELFEAAEVDGAGRFKKILHISLPGIKTTIATLLIINLGNMISIGFDRPFIVGNVAVRDYSEVLSTFVYRVGIESGQISLATAVGLFQALVGLIFLLAANYASKKLADESIL encoded by the coding sequence ATGGCAGTGAAGAACAGCACTTATATCCGCAGAAACTGGCAATTGTATCTTTTGCTCGTACTGCCGGTCATTTACTTCCTGGTGTTTAAATATGGGCCGATGTACGGGGTACAGATTGCCTTTAAAGAATTTAACTTCTTCCAGGGCATCGGCGGCAGTGAATGGGTTGGACTTGATATTTTCCGCGAGGTCTTTCATAGCAATGATTTCTTCAAAGCACTGCGCAATACGCTGCTGCTCAATCTGCTGGACCTGATCGTTTCGTTTCCCGCTCCGCTAATTTTGGCAATTATGCTCTATGAGCTGCGTATTGTCTGGTTCAAGAAATTCGCCCAGACGATTCTATATATTCCTCACTTTATTTCCTGGGTCATTATCGGCGGCATTGTGCTGCAGGTGTTCGGCACCGAATCCGGCTTTATTAACAATATGCTTACCGGCATGGGGCTGGATGCCATTCCGTTCCTCTCCAATAAGAATTACTGGCTGGTTACCTATCTGCTGGTCGGAGTATGGCAGAGCGCAGGCTGGGGAACGATCCTGTATCTGGCGGCACTGACGGGGATCAACAAAGAACTGTTTGAGGCTGCCGAGGTTGATGGTGCCGGACGGTTTAAGAAGATTCTGCATATTTCCCTCCCCGGCATTAAAACCACTATCGCCACCCTGCTGATTATCAACCTGGGTAATATGATTTCCATCGGCTTCGACCGTCCGTTTATCGTCGGCAATGTAGCTGTCCGGGATTACTCAGAGGTACTGAGTACCTTCGTCTACCGCGTCGGTATTGAATCCGGGCAGATTTCACTGGCTACCGCTGTGGGGCTGTTCCAGGCTTTGGTGGGGCTGATTTTCCTGCTCGCTGCCAACTATGCATCCAAAAAACTGGCGGATGAGAGCATTCTCTAG
- a CDS encoding carbohydrate ABC transporter permease gives MSERTSNRIFDIFNVLIITFVILLCLMPFIHIIAISLSSTRPIMSGLVTFFPREFNINAYTKVFSDMAMIRSLGFTIMLTVLATVLSMVMTIAVAYSLSKKDLRGRKWFMLIIVITMFFSGGIIPDYILVRNLHLLDTVWALVLPGLISPFYMIILISFFNSIPKSLEEAAEIDGTTHLGTLLRIILPLSLPSLATLSLFYAVGRWNGFQDALMYINRPDLYPLQLKLYQMIQNNQVSELMQQEGLGMAQLMPESLKAASVVFSTVPILIVYPFLQRYFISGMMVGAVKG, from the coding sequence ATGAGCGAACGCACATCAAACCGGATATTTGATATCTTTAATGTCTTGATTATAACTTTTGTTATCCTGCTGTGCTTAATGCCTTTTATTCATATTATTGCGATCTCTCTAAGCTCAACCCGTCCGATTATGTCGGGACTTGTGACTTTTTTTCCAAGGGAGTTTAATATTAACGCCTACACCAAGGTCTTTTCCGATATGGCAATGATCCGGTCCCTGGGTTTCACCATTATGCTGACGGTTCTGGCGACTGTCCTGTCGATGGTTATGACCATTGCCGTGGCTTACTCTTTATCCAAAAAAGACCTGCGCGGACGCAAATGGTTCATGCTGATCATTGTAATTACGATGTTCTTCAGCGGGGGGATTATCCCTGATTACATTCTGGTCCGCAATCTCCATCTGCTGGATACGGTCTGGGCGCTGGTTCTGCCGGGTCTGATCAGTCCGTTCTATATGATCATCCTGATTTCCTTCTTCAACAGCATCCCGAAAAGTCTGGAGGAGGCGGCGGAAATCGACGGTACAACTCATCTAGGCACTCTGCTGCGCATCATTCTTCCGTTGTCGCTGCCGTCACTTGCTACACTCAGCCTGTTTTATGCCGTGGGACGCTGGAACGGATTCCAGGATGCGCTGATGTATATCAACCGTCCAGATCTGTATCCTCTCCAGCTGAAGCTCTATCAGATGATTCAGAACAATCAGGTCAGCGAGCTGATGCAGCAGGAAGGCCTGGGGATGGCCCAGCTGATGCCCGAGAGCCTCAAAGCGGCGAGTGTCGTATTCTCCACGGTTCCGATTCTGATCGTCTATCCGTTCCTGCAGCGTTATTTCATCAGCGGAATGATGGTCGGCGCAGTCAAAGGTTAA
- a CDS encoding VOC family protein — protein sequence MSGVLGNHFVTQIGILVNDVEKVSAAYAEFFGLEQPEIIITDTADIAQTRYNGGPTEARAKLAFFDMGSLQLELIEPDHQPSTWRDYLNEHGEGPHHIAFVIEGMQDKIMLLEGKGFPLQQKGEYTGGRYAYMDTFKELKVLVELLENDKQ from the coding sequence ATGTCAGGAGTTCTTGGTAATCATTTCGTTACACAGATTGGCATTTTGGTGAATGATGTGGAGAAGGTCAGCGCGGCGTATGCGGAGTTTTTTGGACTGGAGCAGCCGGAGATTATTATTACAGATACAGCCGACATTGCCCAGACCCGCTATAACGGGGGGCCGACTGAGGCGCGGGCGAAGCTGGCTTTTTTTGATATGGGGTCGCTGCAGCTGGAATTGATTGAGCCGGACCATCAGCCGAGCACATGGCGCGATTATCTGAATGAGCATGGTGAGGGGCCGCATCATATTGCTTTTGTCATTGAAGGCATGCAGGATAAGATCATGCTGCTCGAAGGCAAGGGGTTCCCGCTCCAGCAAAAGGGTGAGTATACCGGCGGCCGTTACGCTTATATGGATACATTCAAGGAATTAAAGGTGCTCGTGGAGCTGCTGGAGAACGATAAGCAATAA
- a CDS encoding extracellular solute-binding protein, with translation MTTSWSKKWAGPAMGVVLISSMLLSACSSKEDAASGSAASESSKPTTLKVELFDRGNSPAGYTITDSYLTRLVQERFGKPNNIDVQFVPVPRSEEIQKLNVLMASQSEVPDIVFTYDSGTFNRYAEQGGLTDLTDLLDKNAPNLKKFLGEDTLAYGQYKGQQFALPGRRLVLGKYAGYIRQDWLDKLGLPVPQTTDELYTTLKAFKDKDPGNTGGKVIPFGMSLASAQYEPLLWSFIEPLTDEQKYTLTQQLGSNDYPTLLPGFKEGLKFMNKLYNEGLISKDFGLDKDKKQLWQNLQNGLLGFYTEDAGELYFSANGGYENLQANVPGAVITPVDVFTNSEGKHAKPAYAPNAMYVMIPKSSKNAEAALKYLDWMASDTNLFDMQFGVENENYTLVDGVPVVKADATQEAMDRIYNFGDLAIIVNGKYAGDDAKNEAAYIAQTPEKYQADMKKSVEISNTDNIQPVKFDHPIEAEAKYGTALADKFQEIIVKMTMIKPDQFDSTYDSMIKDYMASGGQAILDERTEAYKEMSSK, from the coding sequence ATGACAACAAGCTGGTCTAAGAAATGGGCAGGTCCCGCAATGGGGGTCGTATTAATCTCCTCTATGCTATTATCCGCATGTTCTTCTAAGGAGGATGCTGCCAGCGGGAGTGCGGCGTCAGAATCATCCAAGCCTACTACATTAAAAGTAGAGTTGTTCGACCGGGGGAACTCACCCGCCGGCTACACCATCACCGACAGTTATTTGACGAGGCTGGTGCAGGAGCGTTTTGGCAAGCCGAATAATATTGATGTCCAGTTCGTACCGGTGCCGCGTTCGGAAGAAATTCAGAAGCTGAACGTCTTGATGGCCAGCCAAAGTGAAGTGCCGGACATTGTGTTCACCTACGATTCAGGAACCTTCAACCGTTATGCTGAGCAGGGTGGTTTGACAGATCTTACGGACTTGCTGGATAAGAATGCGCCGAACCTCAAGAAATTTCTGGGCGAGGACACGTTAGCCTACGGACAATATAAAGGGCAGCAGTTCGCCCTGCCGGGCAGAAGACTTGTGCTGGGCAAATACGCCGGTTACATCCGCCAGGATTGGCTGGACAAGCTTGGATTGCCGGTGCCGCAGACAACAGATGAGCTCTACACTACACTCAAAGCATTCAAGGATAAAGACCCCGGCAATACCGGCGGCAAGGTCATTCCATTTGGGATGAGCCTGGCGTCTGCTCAATATGAGCCGCTTCTCTGGTCCTTTATTGAGCCGCTCACGGATGAGCAGAAGTATACCTTAACACAGCAGCTTGGCTCCAATGATTATCCGACGCTGCTCCCGGGCTTCAAGGAGGGTCTGAAATTCATGAACAAGCTGTACAATGAAGGTCTGATCAGCAAAGACTTCGGCCTTGATAAAGACAAAAAGCAGCTGTGGCAGAATCTGCAGAATGGTCTGCTCGGCTTCTATACAGAGGATGCAGGGGAACTGTACTTCTCAGCGAATGGCGGGTACGAAAATCTGCAGGCGAATGTGCCGGGCGCTGTGATCACTCCAGTTGATGTCTTCACGAACTCGGAGGGCAAACATGCCAAGCCGGCCTATGCGCCAAATGCCATGTACGTCATGATCCCGAAATCCAGCAAAAATGCTGAAGCTGCACTGAAATATCTGGATTGGATGGCTTCAGACACGAATCTCTTCGATATGCAGTTCGGTGTAGAGAATGAGAACTATACCCTCGTAGACGGAGTGCCTGTAGTGAAAGCAGATGCGACTCAGGAAGCGATGGACCGGATCTACAACTTTGGTGACCTCGCTATCATCGTTAATGGTAAATACGCCGGAGACGATGCCAAGAATGAAGCAGCGTACATTGCACAGACCCCGGAGAAATACCAGGCAGATATGAAAAAATCGGTGGAAATCTCGAATACAGACAACATTCAGCCTGTGAAATTCGATCATCCGATCGAAGCGGAAGCGAAATACGGCACGGCACTGGCTGACAAGTTCCAGGAGATCATCGTGAAAATGACCATGATCAAACCGGATCAGTTCGACAGCACCTACGATTCGATGATCAAGGATTATATGGCAAGCGGCGGACAGGCCATTCTGGATGAGCGTACCGAAGCTTACAAAGAGATGTCTTCCAAATAA
- a CDS encoding ROK family protein has translation MTTEEQTGYHAGIDVGGTKTMFCITGGDGGILLLERRSTSAHEAPEPFIAWLFSELEQLLGGLQLTLQQLKGIGIGFPGVIGDTEGILTQAPALPWPEEDIRPVIRRHYAGRLHLDNDVNLALLGECWKGAAEGREHVLMITVGTGIGGAMLLNGRLYKGASFAAGEAGYMVVDAGYARSRFPVSSAAFGPLEAVASGSGITALARAWLAGPASGRDSRLLELAGGIAGAVDARHVLQAAAEGDPAAREIMEQPLEHLAAAIASAAVLLNPQVVVLGGGVATSGDYYVHEIRSRVSRYLPSSVNVEPARLGNTAGAVGAAAAAAAILW, from the coding sequence ATGACAACAGAGGAACAGACCGGCTATCATGCAGGGATTGATGTTGGCGGTACGAAGACTATGTTTTGCATTACAGGCGGAGACGGCGGTATTCTGCTGCTGGAGCGGAGAAGCACATCGGCGCATGAAGCGCCGGAGCCTTTTATAGCTTGGCTGTTCAGCGAACTGGAGCAGCTTCTGGGAGGACTTCAGCTTACCCTTCAGCAGCTGAAAGGTATCGGTATCGGCTTTCCGGGAGTGATTGGCGATACAGAGGGGATTCTGACCCAGGCTCCGGCGCTGCCTTGGCCGGAAGAAGATATCCGGCCGGTCATCCGCCGTCATTATGCAGGGCGGCTGCACTTAGACAACGATGTGAATCTGGCGCTGCTCGGCGAATGCTGGAAAGGTGCCGCAGAGGGGAGAGAGCATGTGCTGATGATCACTGTCGGAACAGGCATCGGCGGAGCGATGCTGCTGAACGGGCGGCTCTATAAAGGTGCATCCTTTGCCGCCGGTGAAGCCGGGTACATGGTTGTGGATGCCGGATATGCCCGCAGCCGGTTTCCGGTTTCCTCTGCTGCCTTCGGCCCTCTGGAGGCGGTGGCATCCGGCAGCGGGATTACGGCGCTAGCGAGAGCCTGGCTGGCCGGTCCGGCATCCGGACGGGATTCCCGGCTGCTGGAGCTTGCCGGCGGCATAGCCGGGGCGGTGGACGCCCGGCATGTGCTGCAGGCAGCGGCTGAAGGAGACCCTGCCGCGCGTGAGATTATGGAGCAGCCGCTGGAGCATCTGGCGGCTGCCATTGCCAGTGCAGCGGTGCTGCTGAACCCGCAGGTGGTAGTGCTGGGCGGAGGCGTAGCGACATCCGGTGATTATTATGTGCATGAAATCCGCTCCCGGGTGAGCCGCTATCTGCCATCTTCTGTTAATGTGGAACCGGCAAGGCTGGGTAACACGGCCGGGGCGGTAGGGGCAGCAGCTGCCGCTGCGGCGATTCTGTGGTAA
- a CDS encoding AraC family transcriptional regulator gives MRRNWSRSMMFSYFPIFLLTVSILIFLSFLIVGELSRSETNKANRISTGYVVDSVQNALSDVELSVLQEMETNHDYGDFLSGLSDQGDRTRLYNTVNDMRGMLYRNQLIDSIYIYRKWDDKVLTLNGLVDRDVFADRDYLAGVLAENEERNWSDVRTLRLFSSDQTVRVISMGKMLPLPFGAEGVVVVNLSMYRLERMIDDMTKSQVSFMRVLGDQGDLVYAAHQENDFPEGDVLTRITLDNTGWTFESGIRAGELFAWMSVVSYLWIIIGILTVVLGTLYILYITRKNYRPIQAMMNRIQALQFREESLDSTSRSELVLIDRALETLINQTVSYQKQYDENLLVRRRQLFLDLMEGDQGASSLEEKLQHFKPFTDEAVQFAFIAAEMNQYEEFRRKYPAKEQNMLKLTLMNLFQELAGEEELQGWAEWVSGNRIGLMIGSGGDLRTGKDRLRILAERYLRWVSDNLGLSLAIGVGPVVDGLEAISASCTAAEAALQHKLSLGRDMVVLSDSLPDRSTLHSYKYLQMLSEIVREFRIADENWRQRVDELFRWFSSDQIKDEEIHMLLHMLIQMLDRELGQLSDSLRRMFAEPSLQGYYSEMESQTTLEQVHAVILKWLAEIYRIYVSVNESKSYRAMISEMKVYIEENFDNPDLSLKHLSDRFQISGKYASHLFKEEFDMKFVDFLTQLRMQRAEYLLATTSDNLQDIALKLGYTSSITFGRVFKRVVGVTPGDYRKHRMKPGTDEHEN, from the coding sequence ATGAGACGGAACTGGTCGAGAAGCATGATGTTCTCCTACTTCCCTATCTTTTTGCTGACCGTGTCCATCCTGATTTTCCTGTCGTTTCTGATCGTAGGCGAGCTGTCCCGCAGCGAAACCAACAAGGCGAACCGCATCTCTACAGGCTACGTCGTGGATTCCGTGCAGAATGCATTAAGTGATGTGGAGCTCTCTGTGCTTCAGGAAATGGAGACCAATCACGATTACGGGGATTTCCTGAGCGGGCTGAGTGATCAAGGTGACCGGACCCGGCTCTATAATACGGTGAATGATATGCGGGGGATGCTGTACCGCAACCAGCTGATAGATTCCATCTATATTTACCGTAAGTGGGACGACAAGGTGCTGACGCTCAACGGGCTGGTCGACCGGGATGTTTTTGCTGACCGGGATTATCTGGCCGGGGTGCTGGCGGAGAATGAGGAACGGAACTGGAGTGATGTCCGTACGCTCCGGTTATTCAGCTCTGATCAGACGGTGCGGGTGATTAGCATGGGCAAAATGCTGCCGCTGCCGTTTGGGGCGGAGGGTGTGGTTGTAGTGAATCTAAGCATGTACCGGCTCGAACGGATGATTGATGACATGACGAAAAGCCAGGTCTCCTTCATGCGTGTGCTCGGTGACCAGGGAGACTTGGTCTATGCCGCTCACCAGGAGAACGATTTTCCGGAGGGGGATGTACTGACCCGGATCACACTGGATAACACGGGCTGGACCTTTGAGAGCGGCATCCGTGCAGGTGAGCTGTTCGCCTGGATGTCTGTTGTCTCTTATCTCTGGATTATCATCGGTATCCTGACCGTAGTGCTGGGAACCCTTTACATCCTGTACATCACCCGCAAAAACTACCGGCCGATTCAAGCGATGATGAACCGGATCCAGGCACTGCAGTTCCGTGAAGAAAGCCTCGACAGTACCTCGAGAAGCGAGCTTGTGCTGATTGACCGGGCGCTGGAAACGCTGATTAACCAGACGGTAAGCTACCAAAAGCAATACGATGAGAATCTGCTTGTCCGGCGCCGCCAGCTTTTTCTGGATTTAATGGAAGGGGATCAAGGGGCTTCTTCGCTGGAGGAGAAGCTGCAGCACTTTAAGCCGTTTACGGATGAGGCGGTACAGTTTGCCTTTATTGCAGCAGAGATGAACCAGTATGAGGAATTCCGCAGAAAATATCCGGCCAAGGAACAGAACATGCTCAAGCTGACACTTATGAATCTGTTCCAGGAGCTGGCGGGTGAAGAGGAGCTTCAAGGCTGGGCAGAGTGGGTGAGCGGCAACCGGATCGGGCTGATGATCGGCAGCGGCGGGGATTTGCGGACGGGCAAGGATAGGCTGAGAATACTGGCTGAGCGTTATCTGAGATGGGTCAGTGATAACCTCGGGCTGTCGCTCGCGATAGGTGTTGGCCCGGTTGTTGACGGACTTGAAGCTATCTCGGCTTCCTGCACCGCAGCAGAAGCGGCGCTTCAGCACAAGCTGTCGCTCGGCAGGGATATGGTTGTACTGAGCGACAGCCTGCCGGACCGTTCCACCCTGCATTCCTATAAATATTTGCAGATGCTAAGTGAAATCGTCCGTGAATTCCGGATCGCCGACGAGAACTGGCGGCAGCGGGTGGATGAGCTGTTCCGCTGGTTCAGCAGCGACCAGATCAAGGACGAAGAGATTCATATGCTGCTGCATATGCTGATCCAGATGCTTGACCGCGAGCTGGGCCAGCTGTCGGACAGCCTCCGCAGAATGTTCGCCGAGCCCAGCCTGCAGGGATACTACAGCGAAATGGAGTCACAGACAACGCTGGAGCAGGTCCACGCAGTGATACTGAAGTGGCTGGCCGAAATTTACCGGATTTATGTATCCGTGAATGAATCGAAGAGCTACCGGGCCATGATCAGCGAGATGAAGGTTTATATCGAAGAGAATTTTGACAACCCGGACCTGTCCCTGAAGCATCTCAGCGACCGGTTTCAGATCTCCGGCAAATATGCCAGCCATCTGTTCAAAGAGGAATTTGATATGAAATTCGTAGACTTCCTGACCCAGCTGCGGATGCAGCGGGCGGAATATCTGCTGGCAACTACAAGCGATAATCTCCAGGATATTGCCTTGAAGCTTGGGTATACCAGCTCTATTACCTTTGGGCGGGTGTTCAAGCGGGTAGTCGGTGTAACGCCCGGCGACTACCGCAAGCACCGGATGAAGCCGGGTACAGATGAGCATGAGAATTAA